A stretch of Thermoflexus sp. DNA encodes these proteins:
- a CDS encoding septum formation initiator family protein, with protein MEMRPWAGEISRWLVRLMVGMGLALLAHVAWGNLELYRQRVERAERLQQAITIEQIRATRLAEQARYVQSEEFVARWARMEAGMIRPRETPYRLERIPRSPTPYPTPTPTPSPWQAWWMQLWGR; from the coding sequence ATGGAAATGCGTCCATGGGCGGGCGAGATCAGCCGATGGCTGGTCCGCCTGATGGTGGGGATGGGATTGGCACTCCTGGCCCATGTGGCGTGGGGGAACCTGGAACTTTATCGGCAACGAGTGGAGCGAGCTGAGCGCCTGCAACAGGCGATCACCATCGAGCAGATCCGGGCGACCCGCCTCGCCGAGCAGGCCCGGTATGTGCAGAGCGAGGAGTTCGTAGCCCGCTGGGCCCGCATGGAGGCCGGAATGATCCGCCCCCGGGAAACGCCCTACCGCCTGGAGCGCATCCCTCGCTCTCCCACGCCTTACCCCACGCCCACCCCTACTCCCTCACCCTGGCAGGCCTGGTGGATGCAGCTCTGGGGTCGATGA